Proteins encoded within one genomic window of Haladaptatus sp. QDMS2:
- a CDS encoding DUF5807 family protein — MSETAREEFLAGKRTDDVLIFFAAHALSNPEALAEHGEVRDEGVVMVLPGKQGRAMYEKATGVDPMTFAQRAMGNDGDIGGDLLSGTCPQKWDEESDDDHQIRNIFAFAEEQNEEVGGLYAEGDVIHAYAHCTCGAAYSDRWVVVDREA; from the coding sequence ATGAGCGAAACCGCGCGTGAGGAGTTCCTGGCTGGAAAGCGTACCGACGACGTGTTGATTTTCTTCGCCGCACACGCCCTCTCGAATCCCGAGGCGCTCGCCGAACATGGCGAAGTCCGTGACGAGGGCGTCGTGATGGTCCTCCCCGGCAAGCAGGGGCGCGCGATGTACGAGAAGGCGACGGGCGTAGACCCGATGACGTTCGCGCAGCGAGCGATGGGCAACGACGGCGACATCGGCGGCGACCTGCTCTCTGGAACCTGTCCGCAGAAGTGGGACGAAGAGTCGGACGACGACCACCAGATTCGTAACATCTTCGCGTTCGCCGAGGAGCAAAACGAAGAGGTTGGCGGCCTCTACGCGGAAGGTGACGTCATCCACGCCTACGCCCACTGTACCTGCGGGGCTGCCTACTCTGACCGGTGGGTCGTCGTCGACCGCGAAGCCTGA